In the Agrobacterium vitis genome, ATCGAAGGCCCGGCGAGCGCCATAAGACCCGTCCGGCACCGCCAGCGGAAAGCGGGCAAGATCCGTTATAGACATCTCCGTCATCCGTGCCGCCGGATGATGGCTGGCGGCGATGACATCATAAATGATTTGCGCCCGTGCTCGCACCCGTATGCCCGGATCAGGCTCGGAAAACAGGGTAACAGCCATGTCCGCCTTGGCACTCGATAAGGCCTCCATCGCCTGTCCGGCGCTGGCAATCGTCACCGAAAACCGGATATTGGGATAGACCAGGCTGAAATCAGCCAGAGCCGGTGCCAGCAGATTGGCAACCGTCGCACCGTTTGCGTGGATATTGACGTGGCCGCGCTTCAAGCCCTGGAGATCGTCGATCAACTGGTGAACATGGTTCAACTCCCGCAATGTCTTGCCCGCTCTTGCCGCAAGCAACTCGCCCGCCGCCGTCAACTGGATGCCCCGGCTCGACCGCTCGATCAGCACCGTGCCGAAATAATGCTCCAATTGATCGATCTGGCGGGCAAAGGCGGTCGGCTGCACATTCAGACGCTCGGCAGCGGCCCGCATCGAGCGGGTTCGCACCAGTTCATCGAAATAGATCAGTGCTTTTATCTGCATGCCCGTTCATCCCCACCCCAGCAGAATTGCCAGATTTCTCCACGCCTTCCAAGTCCCGCCTGGGGTGATGTTTTCCCATATTGGCCCTGTCACTCCGTTAAGCGTGCTCGTTGCAGAAGACACAAGCGCGCAACCATTAAAGCCTATTAAATGGGCGAAAATTTCTGTTGACTATATTTTAATCCGGGCATAGCCTGCAAGTGAGCTTCCGATAGTCCACACGGATTTAGGGGCAAACTGGCGACTGGACACCGTTTATTGTCCTGGCCGCCGAACACATGGCTTTGATGCCGCAGGCAAACACGCCCCGCCACTCGTCTTCACGGACGGGCCGGGGCTTTTTTTATGTGCGATTTTGACTGTCAGAGAAAATCGCATGACCAGAGAGACTGCATGACAAGGATGACCGTTCCGATTTCGATCCTGTTCTCGACCACCGGGCCTTATGCGGCACTTGGTCGGGAAGCAGTGGATGGGGCGATGGCGGCCATTGCGCAGATCAATACAGATGCGGCATCTGCTGTTCAAATAGAGGCAAAACTGGCCGATCCCGGTGGCAATGCCGAGCGCTATGGATTGATGGCGGAAGCGGCAACCCGCGACGACGGCTGCAAACATATCATCGGCGCCATCACCTCCTGGAGCCGCAAGGAAATCCTGCCGGTGGTCGAACGGTCCGGCGCCCTGCTCTGGTATGCCTTTCCTTATGAGGGCTATGAAGCCAGCGACAGTGCGCTTTATCTGGGCGCCTGCCCCAACCAGCACCTTCTGCCGCTGTTTGCGCATATCCTGCCACGGTTCGGGCGGCGGCCTTTCATTGTCGGGTCCAATTATATCTGGGGCTGGGAAGTCAGCCGCATCGCCCGGGAACTGACCGAGGCCAGCGGCGGCCAGGTCGTCGCGGATCGTTATATGCCGCTCGGCTCGACCCAGGTCGATCACCTGATTGCCGAAATCCGCCTGAAGCGGCCCGATTTCATCCTGAGCAATCTCGTCGGCCAATCGGCTGCCGCCTTTCTGGCCGCCTATGATGCCCTGCGGCGCGAAGATCCCGCTTTTGGCCCTGAAAACTGTCCGGTCACCGCCTGCAATCTCTGCGAAACCGATCTCGCCGTTCTGGAGCCATCCGCACGGATTGGCCATATCACCACATCTGTTTATTTCCAGGGGCTGGAGAGCGCGGAAAATCAGAAGTTCAAGGCAGGAATCGCACGGCGGCACGGTCAGGACCGCCGCCTGACGACACCTTTCGTTTCCGCCTATACCGCTGTCATGGTTCTGGCACAGGCGATGGCCGATGTGGGCAGCGACATGCCGGAGGCCGTGCGCCATGCCGCCACGAACCGGCTGTTTCGCACCCCGCTTGGGCCATTGAAAATCGACCCCCGCACCCAGCACGCAGCACTTCGTCCGCATATTGCACTTTCGGACCACGATGGTTCTTTCACGGTGTTCCAGAGTGCGGCGGTTCCCATCGAGGCTGATCCCTATCTGGTGCGCAGCCAGCCAAAGCGAATGGAAGACACTCCACCCGCGCCTAAACCCCAGACGTCACCATCGCTGAAGGTGATCAAATGAAGCGGCCCGAACGTCCTCTGCTAGCCAATTGGCATGCAATCATCCTGCATCGCCCGCATCCTTCCGTCGATGCGCTGCAACGCCAGCTCGAACTCCTGCATATCCGGGTGACGGTTGCCTGGCCCCAACTGGACGAGAGCCATGCCGGGGCCGATATCGTGTTTTTCGATGCTGATATGGGCCATGATGGTCAATTTCCCTGGCCAGCCGGCTTTGCGCCGATGCCGATGATTGCGCTGATCGGCTCGGAAACCCCGGGGCGGATCGAATGGGCGTTATCGCAAGGCTCCAATGCCCATCTCCTAAAACCGGTCGGCTCCACCGGCGCCTATAGCGCCCTGTTGATTGCCGCCCACGCCTATCAGGCAGCCCGCAGCCAGGCCGATGACATCCGCAGCCTGGAAAACCGCGTCCGCCAAAGGCCGGTCGTGGTGCATGCCGTACTGGAATTGCTGCGGCAGGGTGCCTGCACCGAGGCTGAGGCCTGGCGCAGATTGCGCATGGTGGCGATGGACTGGGGCATGACCATCGAGGATGCCGCCGAGGCCATCTGCCGCAATGACCGGCATATCGGCGAGTTCCCGATCCCGAAATCCAACTGAAACAGAATTGCAGTCCATAAGGAGTTTTTGCGTGTCGAGTATTGAAGGTTTCGCCCCTTACGGCGAGTATCAGACTTGGTACCGGGTGACCGGCGATATCACCTCCGGCAAGCCGCCGCTGATCGTGGCCCATGGCGGTCCTGGCTGCACCCATGACTATGTCGATAGTTTCAAGGACATCGCCGCAACGGGCCGCGCCGTCATTCATTACGATCAGGTCGGCAATGGCAAATCCACCCATCTGCCCGACAAGGGCGGCGACTTCTGGACGGTGGCGTTTTTCAAGGCGGAACTGCACAACCTGATCGACCATCTGGGCATTCGCAGCGCCTATTGCCTGCTCGGTCAATCCTGGGGCGGCATGCTCGGCGCTGAATTTGCCGTGGACCAGCCCGAAGGACTGAAAGCCCTGGTGATCGCCAATTCCCCCGCCTCGCTGCGCACCTGGGTTTCGGAAGCAAATCGGCTGCGTGAAGCGTTGCCTGCTGACGTGCAGGCGACATTGCTGGCGCACGAACAGGCGGAAACCACCGACAGCGAAGACTATATGAAGGCAACCGATGTCTTCAACCAGCGCCATGTCTGCCGCGTCGTGCCGATGCCAGCAGAAGTGCAGCGTAACTTTGATGCGATTGCCGCCGATCCGACCGTTTATCACACCATGAACGGCCCCAATGAATTCCACGTCATCGGCACCATGAAGGACTGGACAATCGAGGGCAGGCTCTCGACCATCACTGTCCCGACATTGCTGATTTCCGGCCGGTTCGACGAGGCAACAGAAGCCTGCGTGCAGCCCTTCGCCGATGAGATCCCAGATGTGCGCTGGCGGATTTTCGAACAGTCCAGTCACATGCCGCATGTGGAAGAGCGCGACGCCTGCATGGCGGAGGTCAGCACCTTCCTTGACCAGAAAGCGCCCTGATAACGGCCCCGACAAGAGCCGCCAGAATGAACACAACCCAAGAAGAACCAGAGGGAATGAACTCCATGACCAGATTGACCAGCACCTTGTCCTGCAAGGCAGGCACATTTCTCGCAACCTGCCTTCTCGCCCAGACAGCACTTACCGGCCTATCCTATGCGCAGGACCGGGCGGCGCTGATGGCCCAGCATCGCGGCGGCACCATGGTGCTGGCCGCCGTTTCGGCGGCGGGCACCATCGACCCCGCCATCAACTATACCGGCCAATACTGGCAGGTTTTGCAGATGACCAATGACGGCTTGGTCAAGTTCAAGCAGGCCGCCGGCACCGAGGGCTTCAAGATCGTGCCTGATGTAGCCGAAGCCATTCCCGAGCCGCAGGACGATGGCAAGACCTATGTGTTCAAGATCCGCAAGGGCATCATGTTCTCGACCGGGCAGGAGTTGAAGCCATCGGATGTGGTCGCCTCCTTCCAGCGTATCTTCAAGGTCAATGGTCCGACCACTGGCAGTTTTTACAACGGCATTGTCGGCGCCGACAAATGCATTGCCGATGCGGCAAACTGCACGCTTGAAGGTGGCGTGATTGCCGATGATGCGGCTGGCACCGTGACCATACACCTGACCCAGGCGGATTCGGAATTCTTCGACAAGATGGCCGTGCCGCATGCCAGCATCCTGCCAGCCGATACACCCGCCAAGGACGCAGGCACGACGGCCCTGCCTGCCACCGGCCCCTATATGATTGCCAGCTACAACCCGAATGAAAAAATGGTGCTGAAGCGCAATCCGCATTTCAAGGAATGGAGCGTCGATGCCCAGCCGGATGGCTATGCCGACGAAATCGTCTACCAGTTCGGCATGACCGAGGAAGCCACGATCAACGCCATCCAGAACGGTCAGGTCGACTGGATGTTCGACACGCCGCCCGCCGACCGTCTGCCGGAACTGGGCTCGAAATATGCCAAGCAGATGCATATCGATCCGCTGGCCGCCTTCTGGTACCTACCGATGAACACCAATCTGGCACCGTTCAACAATATCAAGGTGCGTCAGGCGGTAAACTATGCGCTCGACCGCGACGCGCTGGTTGGCCTGTTTGGCGGCGATGCACTGGCCTCCCCGACCTGCCAGATCCTGCCGCCGGATTTCCCCGGCTATGCTCCCAATTGCCTTTACACCAAGAACCCCGGCGAAAGCTGGAGCGAGCCGGATATGGACAAGGCCAAGGCACTGATCAAGGAAAGCGGCACGGCTGGCCAGAAGGTAACGATCATTGCCGAGGATAATGCCGTTGGTCGCGGCATTGGCACCTATGTGCAGAGCCTGTTGAACGAGCTTGGCTATGACGCTTCGCTGAAGGCAATCTCGCCGAATATCGAGTTCACCTATATTCAGAACACCAACAACAACGTCCAGATCAGCGTCACGCAGTGGTACATGGATTATCCGGCAGCCTCGGACTTCATCAACGTGCTGCTGTCCTGCGACAGCATTCATCCGGGCAGCGATGCCTCCATCAATATCGCCGGTTACTGCAACAAGGAATTGGACAAGCAGATGCAGGACACGATGGCCCTCTCCATCAAGGACCCAAAAGCCGCTGACGCCAATTGGGCCAAGATCGACAAAGCCTTCATGGAACAGGCACCGCTTGCACCTCTGTTCACGCCAAAGAGCGTCAACTTCACTTCGGCGCGGCTGGGCAACTACCTGTTCAACAAGCAGAACCGCTGGGTGATCTCGCAATCCTGGGTGAAATAAGCTGGTACATCAGGGGCGAGGCGTAAAAAGCCCTGCCCACCCTCCCCTCGTTGGGGAGGGTGGGGAGAAGTCTTTTACCTAAAAAGCCTCCTCCCCTCCATTTCCTCCATGACCGAGCTTGAAGAGAAGCGCAGATGAACGATGTGTCGGAAGGCATGGCCAGCCATGCCCAATCCAATCGAGAGCCTGAACCGCAGGCCCCCAGAAAAGCCGGTGGCGCCGGACCATGGCGGCGGGCGTGGCGTTTGCTGCGTGGCGACCGATCAGCGATCGCAGCGGCCTTTGTGCTGCTGGTCATCATCGCCTCCAGCCTCGCCGCCCCGCTCTATGCCTCGATGGTATCGGGCACCGACCCATTCCGCTCCAATCTCAGCGGCAGGGTGACAATCGACGGTCAGCGGGTGAAGGTTATGCAGGCATCTACCGAAGGCCTTGGCCTGGGCGTTACCCCCATCGGGCCAACCCTCAAAGGGCCGTATTTTCTGGGTGCCGATAGTCAGGGCCGCGATGTTGCTGCCCGCCTGCTCTATGGCGGGCGCAATTCGCTGCTGATATCGGCATCGTCAACCTTGATCTGTCTGGTGCTGGCCGCAATCGTCGGGATTTCGGCTGGCTTCTTCGGCGGCGTCACCGATATGGTTCTGTCGCGCATTCTCGATATTCTCTGGGCCTTCCCGGTCTATCTTCTGGCGATTTCGCTGTCCATCGTGCTGATTTCGCAAGGCATTACCATCGGCCCCATCGAGATCAATTCCAGCAGCCTGCTGCTGCCCATCGGCATTATCGGCATTATCTACGTGCCTTACGTGGCGCGTCCGGTGCGCGGGCGGGTGCTTTCGCTCAAAAACAGCGAATTCGTGCTGGCAGCCATCGGTCTTGGCATTCCCAAATGGCGCATCCTGATCAAGGACATCTTGCCGAATGTCTCGACCACACTGATCGTCTTCATTCCGCTGATGATGGCGCTGAACATTATCACCGAATCCTCGCTGTCCTTCCTCTCCATCGGCGTGCAGGCCCCGGATGCCAGCTGGGGAACAATCATCCAGGATGGCCAGGGGCTGCTTTACACCCGCCCGCTGGTGGCCCTGGCGCCGGGCATTGCCATTGTGCTCTGCGTGCTGGCGCTCAACGTGCTGGGTGACAGCGTGCGCGATGCACTCGACCCGCGCACCAAAGTGATTTGAGGAGCCCCCGATGATTTACGCCCTCATTCAACGTTTCGCCCAGATGATCTTCGTGTTGTTCGGCATTTCGGCGCTGGTCTTCCTGATCTTTTTCGCCACGCCGGGCGCTGATCCTGCCGCCCGTATTGCCGGACGCAATGCCTCGCCGGAAACCGTCCAGGCAATCCGCAAGGAATTCGGCTTCGACCGACCGCTGCCGGTGCAATACGGCATCATGATGAAACGGCTGTTCATCACCCAGGATCTCGCATCCTTCGTCAATCGCGGCATGAAGGTGGTGCCGGAAGTGACGGCGGCCGCCCCCGTGACCCTATCGCTGGTGTTCGGCGCCGCCGTGCTCTGGGTGATCGGCGGGATCGCGGTCGGGGTGATTGCCGCCATGGCGCGGGACACCGCGCTGGATCGCGGGCTGATGGTGCTGGCACTGATCGGTGTTTCCATGCCGGTCTACTGGTTGGGCGAGGTGATGAACCTGATCTCCCAGAACCGCTTCCACGACACGATCTTCTTCTCATGGGTACCATCGCTTGGCTACAAGCCGTTTTTCACCGACCCAGCTGGCTGGTTCAAGACGCTGATCATCCCATGGTGTACCTTGGCAGCACTTTATATCGGCATCTATGGCCGGGTGCTGCGGGCCACACTGGTCGAATCCTATCAGGAGGATTTCATCCGCACCGCCCGCGCCAAGGGTCTCAGCCCATCGCGGGTCATGCTGCACCATGCGCTGCGTACCTCGCTCATTCCGTTCGTCACCATGTTCGGGCTGGATTTTGGTGCGCTGGTCGGTGGCTCGGCGCTGCTGACGGAAGTGGTGTTCGGGCTGAACGGCGTCGGGCGCCTGACCTATCAGGCCCTGCTCAATCTCGATCTGCCGATGATCCTTGGCACTGTGATCTACGCCTCGTTCTTCGTCGTCATCGCCAATGCCCTTGTTGATGTCGTCTATGTGCTGATCGATCCGCGCGTGCGGGGAAGCTGAAAATGACCCAGACCGAAAAACCCCTATTGCTTGATGTCAACGGCCTCAGCGTCTCCTTCGCCACTGATCGCGGCTATGTGCGGGCGGTGCGCGACGTGTCCTTTAGCGTGCGCGAAGGCGAAATCCTGTCTGTTGTCGGCGAATCCGGCTCCGGCAAATCAGTGACCCTCTTGTCACTGCTCGGCCTGCATGACCGCAAGACCACGCGGGTGGACGGCACCGTCACCTTTCGCGGCCAGCGCATTCTGGAAATGTCGGCAAGCCAGATGCGGCGCATTCGCGGCAAGCAGATCGGCCTGATTTCCCAGGACCCGATGACGGCACTGAACCCGGTGAAATCAGTGGGCTGGCAGATCGCCGAACAGATCCGCGCCCATGAGCCGATCTCGGCACGGGCGGCACGGCTGCGGGCCATCGAACTGTTGGGTGAAGTCGGCCTGTCCAATCCAGGTGAAGCGGTGGACCGCTATCCGCATCAGCTTTCCGGCGGCATGCGCCAGCGTGTCGTCATCGCCATGGCGCTCTCCTGTAGCCCGGCGCTGCTGGTGGCCGACGAGCCGACGACGGCGCTGGACGTGACGGTGCAGGCGCAGGTGCTCGACCTGTTGATCCGTTTGCGCAAGGATTTCGGCTCGGCCATCATTCTCATCACCCATGACATGGGCGTGGTCGCAGAAGTCGCTGACCGGGTGGCGGTGATGTATGCGGGCCGCATTGTTGAACGCGGCACGACCGACCAGATCTTCTCGACACCGATGCATCCCTATAGCTGGGGCCTGATGGCCTCGATCCCGCCTTTGACAGGGCCACGCCTGAAGCGCTTGAAATCCATTCCCGGCATGCCCCCCACGCCAGACAGCCTGACGGAGGGCTGCGGTTTTGCACCGCGCTGTATGTTTGCGCGGGAGGACTGCGCAGCACATCCGCCATTGCGGCGCATGGGAGAGCATTCGGCACTCTGCGTGCTGGACGGGCCGGAGCGTGAGGCCCTTCGCCAAGACATCCTGCCGCTGGAGACCCTGGCATGAGCGAGACATCTCACACCACGCCCCTGCTCTCGACGCAGGATCTCACCAAGAGTTTCACTGTCGGTAAGACCATGCGTCCCGGCTCCGGCAAACTGCTGCGCGCCGTCGAAGGCATCAGCCTCGATGTCTATCCCACCGAAACCCTTGGGCTTGTCGGAGAATCCGGCTCCGGAAAATCGACGCTCGGACGCTGTCTGACACGCCTTTACGATGTCAGCGGCGGCTCGCTGACGTTTGACGGACAGGACATTACCAAGGTGGACGGCAAGGCGCTGAAATCGGTGCGGCGCAAGATGCAGATGATTTTCCAGGACCCCTCCGCCTCGCTCAATCCGCGCCGCAAGGTGCGCGATGTGCTGAGCGAAGTGCTGAAGGTTCACAAGATCCGCGAGGGCGCCGCGATCGAGGACCGGTTGGCCGAGCTGATGGATCTCGTCGGGCTCCGGCGCGAGTATCTGGATCGCTATCCGCATGAGTTTTCCGGCGGCCAGCGCCAGCGGATCGGCGTTGCCCGGGCCTTGGCGGTCGAGCCGAAGATGATTGTCGCCGACGAGCCGGTCTCGGCGCTCGATGTGTCGGTGCAGGCGCAGATCGTCAACCTGTTCAGCGATTTGCGCGAAAAGCTCGACCTCACCTATGTGTTCATTGCCCATGATCTGGCCGTGGTGCGGCAGGTCTCAACGCGGGTGGCGGTGATGTATCTCGGCTCCATCGTCGAAATCGGCGAAACGGATGCACTCTATGCCAATCCCAGCCATCCCTATACCCAGGCGCTGCTCTCTGCCATTCCGCAGCCACATAAGCGTGACAAGCGCGAACGCATCCTGCTGACTGGCGAAATTCCAAGCCCGCTCAACCCACCAAGCGGCTGCAAGTTTTCCACCCGCTGTCCTTATGCGAAGGATATCTGCCGCGACCTGCGGCCACCGCTGACGCCTGTCTCGACAGAGCGCAAGGTCGCCTGTCATTTTCCGCTGGATTGAAGAAAAGGGAGCCTGCCATGTGCATCGCCTGCACCCACACCATCCACCGCGCCCAGCATCACTTTGGCTGGGACAAGGATTTCAAACCGGCGCTGGTCGCAAAACCCGGCGAAACAATCCTCTTTGAATGCATGGATGCCTCCGGCGGGCAGCTCGACGCAAATGCAACTCCTGCGAGCCTTGCGACCCTGGATTTCGCCGGGATCAACCCGGTGTCCGGCCCGGTTTATATCGAGGGCGCCATGCCCGGCGATGTCATCAAGGTCTCGATCCGCAAGTTTCATCCCTCCGGCCTCGGCTGGACCGCAAATATTCCAGGCTTCGGCCTGCTGGCCGATCAGTTCAAGGACCCGGCCCTGCATGTCTGGCACTATGATGCGGTGTCCATGGCCCCTGCCCTTTACGGCCCAGGCGGCAAGGTGCCGCTGAAACCCTTCGCCGGAACCATCGGGCTTGCGCCAGCCGACCCCGGTCCGCACTCGGTCGTGCCACCGCGCCGGGTTGGCGGCAATCTCGATATTCGCGATCTCTCCGCGGGCGTGACGCTTTATTTGCCGGTTGAGGTCGAGGGCGGATTGTTCTCGGTCGGCGATACCCATGCCGCCCAGGGCGATGGCGAAGTGTGCGGCACCGCTATCGAAAGCCGGATGGATGTGGAATTGACACTGGATCTGGTGAAGGGCATGACCCTGCAAAGCCCGCGCTTTACCGTCACCGAACCCGTCACCCGGCATCTGGACGGCGCGGGCTATGAAGTGACAACCGGCATCGGCCCTGACCTGATGACCGGCGCCCGGGAGGCCGTAATGCGGATGGTCGATCTTCTCGCCGACGAACACGGCATGGCCCCGGTCGATGCCTATCTGCTTTGCTCGGTCTGCGGCGATCTCAGGATCAGCGAAGTGGTCGATATGCCGAACTGGGTGGTGAGCTTTTATTTTCCCCGAATCGTTTTTGCCTGATGGCATGGTGAAGGCCGCACAAGCAGCCTTCATCAATGTCTTCTCGTATCAACTATTGGTCAGCAGCTTGCCGCCCTGTTCCATGCTTTCACGGCTTCCGGCATATTCGAAGGGGAAGACCGAGAAGGCCCGGTTAGACTGATAGAGATCACCGATCACCTCAATCAGGCCGGACACCTCTTCCGGCTCTGGCAGGAACTCGGTCGGATACATCCAGTGCATGATCCGCTTCAGGCAATAGCCAAGCCAGCCCGATCCGTCCGGCAGTGAGCCAGGCATGCCACCAGCATTGGCCACAGCAAACTGGATGCAGCAGGCGGCAGCATTCAGGCTGCAATAACGGTCCGTCAATGCATAGAAATTGGCGCTGTTGGAAAATCCGCGACCAAGTCTCGCCTGATCGTCACGCCGGGCCTGATCCAGCTTGACGACCTCATCCATCACGCTCAATGCCAGCGCATATTCGCTCTCCGACACCAGCGGCTTCAACTCGCGCAGCGCATCGGGAAGGCCAGCCAGGCTGATATCGTCGCCATTGCCGGACAGACCGAGCTTGCTCCAGCGCGGCGGCCCCACAGGACGGCGGATATCGTAGATATCATCCAGCAACGCCCGGCGCGCTGCATCAAACGGCTGTTCATGAGCAGCCAGCGCCTTGCCAAGAGCCAGTTCCATCTGGCTGCCGACGACGCGCATATTCACATAGCTATTGCCATCGACAAAGCCCGTCATGCCGATATCACGCAGTAGCTTCTGGAAGACGCCATGGCCGAAGCCATCACGCATGTAGAAGCGGGCGCCGATCACTGTTGCCAGGCTTTGCAGCGATTGTTCCAGCCGCTTCGGCACCAGATACTTGGAAATCGACGAATAGAGGAAAAGCTGGCGGGGCAGGCAATGCACCAGCCGGGTCGCAGAGGCGACCATGATTTCCGAAATCATCAGATCAGCATAGGCATCGGCGATCTGGCGACGGCTGACCGGCAATTCGATCACCTTCTGGTTGCCATAGAGGCTTCGGTTGGCAGCAAAGCCATAAGCCAGCCGCAAGCCGGTATCGACAGCGCCGAGGCACATGGCAGCCACGCCAAGCCGCAGGGATTGCTGGCTTTTCAGCGACACTTCCAGCCCGGCACCTTCGCGGCCAAGCACCTGACCAACCGGCACCTTGGCATCTTCATAGCGCACCCCGCCCAGCGGCAGACCGCGCACGCCGTAAAGACGCTCATTGGGCAGAACCCGGTAATTCTTGCGCTCAAGATGGCTGCGGTCAACGATCAGCATGGTGTGAGAGACCGGCGAAATCGCCTCGTCCGTGCGGGCGTGAACAATCATCGCACCGGCCCGGTCGGCAAAACCAATCGGCCATTTCTCGCCGTTGACGCGGTAGAACTCACCATCCTTGATCGCCGTGGTCTCGTTGGTGAGAAGATCGCTACCATGACGGCCTTCGCTCAACCCCCAGGAAATCGAGCCACCGGAGGCGACGAAGCGTCCATATTCGCGGATCTGCTCTTCCGTGCCGCAGGTGACAATCGCCAGATAGCCGATGAACGGCAGGATGGCGATGGTTGCCAGCGTCATATCGCGGCGGGCAATGGCCCGGTACATTTGCAGGGATTCCGGATAGGAAAACATCATGCCGCCAGCACCTTCCGGCACCAGCCATTGGCTGATGCTTTCGCCCACCAGCGCATCATAGGGACGGGCCGGGAACCGCTCTGCTTCGTCATCGGCCATGATCTGCGCGAAGGAGGCCGGTGCTGCCGTATCCCACGGATCGCCCATGGCCAGATCCAGCTGCCGCAATGTCGCCAGGACCTCGGCAGACCCTTTTTTCTTCACCTCGGGAAATAGCATCTGAAACTCCTGATCAAAATGTCTTGCGTGGCCCTGTCGAGACCACCTGAAAAAACGTGAAAAATCATCGACCGCTGCTAAACCGCAGCGTGCCGTCTTTCATCACCATAAACGTCTTCACCAGCCCCCATCGCCTCTGCAAGACGATGCCAAGCCGCCTGATAGAACCGATCTTCTCCGCCGAAGGCATAGCGATCACCGGCCAGCAGCAGGCGTTGCAGCATGAAGGGCAGAAGCGCGTCCCCACCCTCAGCCAGTGCCGATAGCGCGCAGCAGGACACGGCATAGAGCCTTGCAAATTGCGCCCCGGCATTGACGGCTTCCGGCCGTTCGCCCTGGCGCAGGGCCAGCAATTCCGCCATGCCCTCTTCCAGGCTGGCAAAGCGTGCCTCAGCCTGATGCAGCGCCTCCACCACCGCACGGTCCTGCTCGGTTGCCGCGTTGGCAAACCGCTCGGCAAGGCCGGGCAACAGATCCGTCAATGGCTCGCCTGCCCTGTTCAGCATCGGCACCTTGGCAAGCACCATGGCCGGGCAAGGCGACGATGGTGACAATTCCGCCTGCAATTGCGCAAACAGCGCATCCGCAAGACCCGGCTCCAGCTTGGTGCGGCGCTTGGTCAGACTGGGCAATTGATTGGCCAACATGCCGAGGTTAACCTGCGGATTGATATCCATATATTGCGCCACTTCACCGTCACGGCGCAATTTCTGAAGGATCGCCGAGACCGGCTCCTGCGCCAGCACCGACCGAGCACCCAGGGCTGCCATCAGGCTGGTGAAAATCCGGCTGCTGAATTCCTGGGCGATCTGTTTGGCGACCGCCGCCGCCACCGGAAAATGCTGCGGACGGAAAGACGCGAAGCGGGCCGCAGCCTTGGCAACGCTATCCATGATCCGGTAATCGGCATAGGCACCGGCCAGTAGGAAATGCTGGTGCGGATGGCCGCCATTGGCCTGCTTGGCTATCTCCCCATAGGTTAGCCGCAAGGCGCTTTCGCAGGGGCCGAGCATGGCACCGATCGACAGAAGCTTGATGACGGATTCGGCGCGAAACACCAGTTCGATGCCTTCGCCTTCGCCACCCACCCGGTTTGCGACATTGACGCAGGCCACATCGATATCGACATCGGCAACATCGATG is a window encoding:
- a CDS encoding proline iminopeptidase-family hydrolase, giving the protein MSSIEGFAPYGEYQTWYRVTGDITSGKPPLIVAHGGPGCTHDYVDSFKDIAATGRAVIHYDQVGNGKSTHLPDKGGDFWTVAFFKAELHNLIDHLGIRSAYCLLGQSWGGMLGAEFAVDQPEGLKALVIANSPASLRTWVSEANRLREALPADVQATLLAHEQAETTDSEDYMKATDVFNQRHVCRVVPMPAEVQRNFDAIAADPTVYHTMNGPNEFHVIGTMKDWTIEGRLSTITVPTLLISGRFDEATEACVQPFADEIPDVRWRIFEQSSHMPHVEERDACMAEVSTFLDQKAP
- a CDS encoding ABC transporter substrate-binding protein yields the protein MTRLTSTLSCKAGTFLATCLLAQTALTGLSYAQDRAALMAQHRGGTMVLAAVSAAGTIDPAINYTGQYWQVLQMTNDGLVKFKQAAGTEGFKIVPDVAEAIPEPQDDGKTYVFKIRKGIMFSTGQELKPSDVVASFQRIFKVNGPTTGSFYNGIVGADKCIADAANCTLEGGVIADDAAGTVTIHLTQADSEFFDKMAVPHASILPADTPAKDAGTTALPATGPYMIASYNPNEKMVLKRNPHFKEWSVDAQPDGYADEIVYQFGMTEEATINAIQNGQVDWMFDTPPADRLPELGSKYAKQMHIDPLAAFWYLPMNTNLAPFNNIKVRQAVNYALDRDALVGLFGGDALASPTCQILPPDFPGYAPNCLYTKNPGESWSEPDMDKAKALIKESGTAGQKVTIIAEDNAVGRGIGTYVQSLLNELGYDASLKAISPNIEFTYIQNTNNNVQISVTQWYMDYPAASDFINVLLSCDSIHPGSDASINIAGYCNKELDKQMQDTMALSIKDPKAADANWAKIDKAFMEQAPLAPLFTPKSVNFTSARLGNYLFNKQNRWVISQSWVK
- a CDS encoding ABC transporter permease — its product is MASHAQSNREPEPQAPRKAGGAGPWRRAWRLLRGDRSAIAAAFVLLVIIASSLAAPLYASMVSGTDPFRSNLSGRVTIDGQRVKVMQASTEGLGLGVTPIGPTLKGPYFLGADSQGRDVAARLLYGGRNSLLISASSTLICLVLAAIVGISAGFFGGVTDMVLSRILDILWAFPVYLLAISLSIVLISQGITIGPIEINSSSLLLPIGIIGIIYVPYVARPVRGRVLSLKNSEFVLAAIGLGIPKWRILIKDILPNVSTTLIVFIPLMMALNIITESSLSFLSIGVQAPDASWGTIIQDGQGLLYTRPLVALAPGIAIVLCVLALNVLGDSVRDALDPRTKVI
- a CDS encoding transporter substrate-binding protein, producing the protein MTRMTVPISILFSTTGPYAALGREAVDGAMAAIAQINTDAASAVQIEAKLADPGGNAERYGLMAEAATRDDGCKHIIGAITSWSRKEILPVVERSGALLWYAFPYEGYEASDSALYLGACPNQHLLPLFAHILPRFGRRPFIVGSNYIWGWEVSRIARELTEASGGQVVADRYMPLGSTQVDHLIAEIRLKRPDFILSNLVGQSAAAFLAAYDALRREDPAFGPENCPVTACNLCETDLAVLEPSARIGHITTSVYFQGLESAENQKFKAGIARRHGQDRRLTTPFVSAYTAVMVLAQAMADVGSDMPEAVRHAATNRLFRTPLGPLKIDPRTQHAALRPHIALSDHDGSFTVFQSAAVPIEADPYLVRSQPKRMEDTPPAPKPQTSPSLKVIK
- a CDS encoding LysR family transcriptional regulator, translating into MQIKALIYFDELVRTRSMRAAAERLNVQPTAFARQIDQLEHYFGTVLIERSSRGIQLTAAGELLAARAGKTLRELNHVHQLIDDLQGLKRGHVNIHANGATVANLLAPALADFSLVYPNIRFSVTIASAGQAMEALSSAKADMAVTLFSEPDPGIRVRARAQIIYDVIAASHHPAARMTEMSITDLARFPLAVPDGSYGARRAFDAWFSKAGLELDPVFVTGSLEMQRELVLRGAALTLLPAQTVARERRSGELVIIPIAGGTGIRTPIDLCVAGDRQLSFAASKLVDAVERFMREQMGK
- a CDS encoding ANTAR domain-containing response regulator: MKRPERPLLANWHAIILHRPHPSVDALQRQLELLHIRVTVAWPQLDESHAGADIVFFDADMGHDGQFPWPAGFAPMPMIALIGSETPGRIEWALSQGSNAHLLKPVGSTGAYSALLIAAHAYQAARSQADDIRSLENRVRQRPVVVHAVLELLRQGACTEAEAWRRLRMVAMDWGMTIEDAAEAICRNDRHIGEFPIPKSN